The following is a genomic window from Prevotella nigrescens.
ACGAGTGCGAAATTGCACAGGCTGTGGCATCGCATGGCGAGGAAATGGTGAAGTATTGGATGCACAACAATATGATTACCATCAACGGACAGAAGATGGGCAAGTCGCTCAACAACTTCATTACGTTGGAGCAATTCTTCACAGGCAACCACGAAACCTTGCAACAGGCTTATTCGCCTATGACCATTCGCTTCTTCATTCTGTCTGCTCACTACCGCGGAACGGTAGACTTCTCGAACGAAGCCCTGCAAGCCGCACAGAAAGGATACGAAAGACTGATGAACGCCATAGAGGATTTGAAACGCATTCAGACCGCTGCAACAAGCGACGAGAATACCAAGAAGTTCGTTGCAGCATTGCGCCAAAAGTGCTACGATGCGATGAACGACGACCTTATGACACCTGCTGTCGTCTCAAATCTGTTCGAGGCGTGCCACATAGTGAACCTGCTTATCGACCATAAAGCGCAAATCAACGAAGAAGACTTAAAGGAACTCAGCGAAACGATGCGTCTTTTTGCTTTCGATATTCTTGGTTTGGTAAACGAACGTGGTGCCAACAACGACGCACGCGAAGCTGCTTACGGCAAAGTAGTAGATATGGTGCTCGACTTGCGTGCGAAAGCAAAAGCCAATAAAGACTGGGCTGTAAGCGACCAGATACGCGACGCTCTTGCCGAAGCTGGTTTCCAAGTGAAAGATACCAAAGACGGCGTAACTTGGAAGTTGGATAAATAAAAGATAAAAGCCAAACAAGGAGTTAAAGCGCAAAGGGAATCAGGAGGATAAAAACAACCTCTTGAAACTGCCCTTTGCGCTTTAATTCCTTTTATTATATGCGCACTGCGGTGCCCGAACAAGCCACCATCAGCATCGAACCGCCCTGCCCTACTGTCTCATAATCGATGTCGATGCCCACAATAGCATTTGCGCCCAATTCCTGCGCACGTTGCATCATTTCCCGAACAGAAGTTTCCTTGCCTTCCTGCAACACCTTTTCGTACGACTTGCTGCGTCCGCCTACAATGTCTCTGATACCTGCAAAGAAGTCTTTTATAAAGTTTGCACCAATAATTGTTTCACCTGTTACAAGTCCTTTATACTCTAAAATCTTATAACCTTCGA
Proteins encoded in this region:
- a CDS encoding heavy metal-binding domain-containing protein, with translation MILTTTPNIEGYKILEYKGLVTGETIIGANFIKDFFAGIRDIVGGRSKSYEKVLQEGKETSVREMMQRAQELGANAIVGIDIDYETVGQGGSMLMVACSGTAVRI